In uncultured Methanobacterium sp., a genomic segment contains:
- a CDS encoding metallophosphoesterase, which produces MNPEQIVKTFNVKTDIPFSDKTEDPSIIDISGRISIIFSEELDMNTVPDGIKLYKVKLDGTQQDMDVKINVDENSTSILYINKSEVISEGEEYKLSITRKVKSVNGTSLSEDSVNYFAVDYSFNLESEGIPDLNNERNAILCISDLHLGANDSYAELTKNRKALVNFLEQVKNSPNVKELVIAGDLIDEWFIPMHLDTFNGKTQRDFTKAVASNNKPVMDAFNNIIKEGKVKLTYVPGNHDLLINSEDIQSILPGISEARDVRGLGAYTPSDFPEVIIEHGHRYNFYCAPDYSNRSLTQTDTILPPGYFFTRMATSSVIQGRPKLDVSFPPVNKNELGEVQFLYFLYWNVWKGLITDFPVNQGLDEKVINTKIDGFTDCYTINDVLPYQNSEDDYIDVNLYKGIVETWDERQDKNLVPVKIPTDEAVLKGAFASHLDDQSHVQFFKNPDSDKKIVIFGHSHEARVITSFNEKQEKQVYVNSGTWIDLNKCTMTFVAIIPPQGEDSSLTFVNLYQYSLSGNIKKLRSEALHI; this is translated from the coding sequence TTGAACCCTGAACAAATTGTTAAAACATTCAATGTTAAAACAGACATTCCTTTCTCAGATAAAACAGAAGATCCATCGATCATTGACATATCCGGCCGTATAAGCATAATATTCAGTGAAGAACTGGATATGAACACGGTTCCAGATGGAATAAAACTTTACAAAGTTAAACTAGATGGAACCCAGCAGGATATGGATGTTAAAATAAATGTGGATGAAAATTCCACATCTATTCTCTATATTAATAAATCTGAGGTAATTTCTGAAGGTGAAGAGTATAAACTTTCCATAACGCGCAAAGTAAAATCAGTAAATGGAACATCCCTTAGTGAGGATTCTGTTAATTATTTTGCTGTTGATTACTCATTCAACCTGGAATCAGAGGGTATTCCAGATTTAAACAATGAAAGAAACGCGATTCTATGCATAAGCGACCTGCACTTAGGTGCTAATGACAGCTACGCAGAACTCACCAAGAACAGGAAAGCACTGGTTAATTTCTTGGAACAGGTTAAAAATTCCCCTAATGTAAAGGAACTGGTTATAGCCGGTGACTTGATTGACGAATGGTTCATCCCCATGCACCTGGACACATTCAATGGGAAAACGCAGCGGGATTTCACCAAGGCAGTAGCATCTAACAATAAACCCGTGATGGATGCCTTTAACAACATAATAAAAGAGGGAAAAGTAAAACTGACTTATGTCCCTGGAAATCATGATTTATTGATAAATTCTGAGGATATTCAAAGCATTTTACCCGGAATATCTGAAGCTCGTGATGTGAGGGGTCTGGGAGCATATACTCCGTCAGATTTTCCTGAAGTTATCATTGAACACGGACACAGATACAACTTTTACTGTGCCCCTGATTATTCCAACCGGTCTTTAACCCAAACCGATACCATACTACCCCCTGGATACTTCTTCACCCGGATGGCAACCAGCTCAGTTATACAGGGCCGCCCAAAACTAGACGTTTCATTCCCTCCGGTTAATAAAAATGAACTGGGCGAGGTTCAATTTCTTTACTTCCTTTACTGGAATGTTTGGAAAGGCCTTATCACCGATTTCCCAGTAAACCAGGGACTGGATGAAAAAGTCATAAACACCAAAATAGATGGATTCACGGACTGTTACACCATCAATGACGTCCTACCCTACCAGAACTCAGAAGATGATTACATTGATGTAAACCTGTATAAGGGGATTGTTGAAACATGGGATGAACGGCAGGATAAAAATTTAGTTCCTGTCAAAATTCCAACCGACGAAGCAGTTCTTAAGGGAGCATTTGCCAGTCACCTGGATGATCAATCACATGTACAATTTTTCAAAAATCCGGATTCAGATAAAAAAATTGTCATATTTGGACATTCCCATGAAGCACGAGTCATAACCTCTTTCAATGAAAAACAGGAAAAACAGGTCTATGTAAATTCTGGAACATGGATTGATCTAAATAAGTGCACCATGACCTTTGTAGCAATTATACCCCCACAAGGCGAAGACTCAAGTTTAACTTTTGTAAATCTGTATCAATACAGTCTAAGCGGGAATATCAAAAAATTAAGGTCAGAAGCACTCCATATTTGA
- a CDS encoding MBL fold metallo-hydrolase, whose product MTHLHVDHVGWNTRLSEEEWVPTFPHARYVFSRAEYEYYKDPANHNDMNKTSAIL is encoded by the coding sequence ATGACTCATTTACACGTAGATCATGTTGGATGGAATACCAGACTATCTGAGGAGGAGTGGGTGCCAACTTTTCCCCATGCAAGGTACGTATTCTCTCGAGCAGAATATGAGTACTATAAAGACCCGGCCAACCATAACGATATGAATAAAACCAGTGCAATACTCTAA
- a CDS encoding alpha/beta fold hydrolase, whose translation MEIIREFIDGDGFQVPCVTVKPLNPRGSAVVVHGYGGTKEGTLGLAWRIAEKGFTTGSIDLRGHGQHSFDFGSDCLSDVESAISYFKDYGEVTAIGHSLGGRLALESSADYAIGISPALGRNFSNNTQNNVKASRDYLVHKSANTNLFDILSSDNHFSGFDHDKTLLIYGTRDLPEIISECEDLKCKNLDAIPIEEALHSDIFLLEPTFKTITEKLQEWYPE comes from the coding sequence ATGGAGATTATAAGAGAGTTTATTGACGGTGATGGATTCCAGGTACCCTGTGTGACTGTAAAACCATTAAATCCCAGAGGATCTGCGGTAGTGGTTCATGGGTACGGTGGTACTAAAGAAGGAACACTTGGTTTGGCCTGGAGAATAGCTGAGAAAGGATTTACAACTGGTAGTATCGATCTTCGGGGGCATGGCCAGCATTCATTTGATTTTGGTAGTGACTGTTTATCTGATGTTGAATCTGCTATTTCCTATTTCAAAGATTATGGGGAGGTAACTGCAATAGGCCACTCCCTTGGAGGGAGACTTGCACTTGAAAGCAGTGCAGATTATGCTATTGGAATTTCACCGGCACTGGGTCGGAATTTTAGCAATAATACCCAGAATAATGTGAAAGCATCCAGAGATTATTTAGTTCATAAATCTGCTAACACTAATTTATTTGACATTTTAAGTAGTGATAACCATTTTTCAGGGTTTGATCATGATAAAACACTCCTAATTTATGGTACACGTGATTTACCGGAGATTATATCTGAATGTGAAGATTTAAAATGCAAGAATTTAGATGCCATACCAATTGAAGAAGCACTGCACAGTGATATTTTCCTACTGGAACCAACTTTCAAAACTATCACAGAAAAGTTACAGGAATGGTACCCTGAATAA
- a CDS encoding methyltransferase domain-containing protein yields the protein MQTTKDWNPELYLKFNEERTQPAKDLAARINIENPGKIMDVGCGPGNSTHVLSSRWPESELVGIDSSASMIESAKKNYPDIKWRIEDATKMETEEKYDIIFSNATIQWILDQEKLISDLVGMLEIGGALAVQVPMYHTMPASQAIESVSLTGIWKELTRGASDAFTFHSSDHYYHILSSQVKSINMWQTSYFHIMPSHENIVEMLKSTGMRKFLDMLDSREEKLEFEKDVLKEIKKAYPSQKDGNVLFPFKRLFFIGYK from the coding sequence ATGCAAACCACTAAAGATTGGAACCCTGAACTCTATTTGAAGTTCAATGAAGAACGAACTCAACCTGCAAAAGATCTTGCAGCACGAATAAATATTGAAAATCCTGGAAAAATAATGGATGTAGGTTGCGGGCCTGGAAACAGTACACATGTCCTTTCCAGCAGATGGCCTGAGAGTGAACTAGTCGGAATAGATAGTTCAGCTTCCATGATAGAATCAGCAAAGAAAAATTATCCAGATATCAAATGGAGAATTGAAGATGCCACTAAAATGGAAACTGAAGAAAAATATGATATTATATTCTCAAATGCCACCATCCAGTGGATCCTGGATCAGGAAAAATTAATATCAGACCTGGTTGGAATGCTGGAAATTGGTGGTGCTCTGGCAGTGCAGGTTCCAATGTATCATACTATGCCAGCAAGTCAGGCAATAGAAAGTGTCTCATTAACTGGAATATGGAAAGAACTAACCAGGGGGGCCAGTGATGCTTTCACATTTCACTCCAGTGACCATTACTACCACATCCTGTCGTCTCAGGTAAAATCCATTAACATGTGGCAAACCTCCTATTTCCATATAATGCCATCCCATGAGAACATTGTTGAAATGCTTAAAAGCACAGGAATGAGAAAGTTTCTGGACATGCTGGATTCCAGAGAAGAAAAACTAGAGTTTGAAAAAGATGTTTTAAAAGAAATTAAAAAAGCATACCCATCTCAAAAGGATGGAAATGTATTGTTTCCATTTAAACGGCTGTTCTTCATTGGGTACAAATAA
- a CDS encoding flavodoxin family protein codes for MKVIAFNGSPRKEWNTATLLKNALEGAASQGAETELVHLYDLDYSGCTSCYECKRINSKSYGKCALNDDLTPFLDNINDYDAIFLGSPNYIGTISGMAKLFIERLVYPYVTYSKDFPSTLFKDELKIGFIYTMGSQDSWMKAMNYDKVAYDLKGLFEMIFGESEVLIVNDTLMFDDYSKYVSERFDPDAKAKRKKEVFPLDCEKAFKMGLKFSG; via the coding sequence ATGAAAGTAATTGCATTTAATGGAAGTCCAAGAAAGGAATGGAACACTGCAACACTGCTTAAAAATGCTCTGGAGGGTGCTGCATCACAGGGTGCTGAAACAGAATTGGTACATTTATACGATCTGGATTACAGTGGATGTACCAGTTGTTATGAGTGTAAACGGATAAACAGTAAAAGTTACGGAAAATGCGCTTTAAATGATGACTTAACACCATTCCTTGATAATATAAATGATTATGATGCAATTTTTCTTGGATCTCCAAATTATATAGGAACCATATCTGGTATGGCTAAATTGTTTATTGAAAGGCTTGTTTATCCCTATGTAACCTATAGCAAAGATTTTCCATCCACATTATTTAAGGATGAACTGAAAATAGGATTTATTTACACAATGGGTTCGCAGGATTCATGGATGAAAGCCATGAATTATGATAAAGTAGCATATGATCTTAAGGGACTTTTTGAAATGATATTCGGGGAATCTGAAGTACTTATTGTAAATGATACGTTAATGTTTGATGATTATTCAAAGTATGTGAGTGAAAGGTTTGATCCCGATGCTAAAGCTAAAAGAAAAAAAGAGGTATTCCCCTTAGATTGTGAAAAAGCATTTAAGATGGGGTTAAAGTTTTCGGGTTAA
- a CDS encoding ABC transporter permease: protein MSRISTDIKYSLKETFRDRMNIFWMFIFPIVLFLLFGYIFGGQSDTVTLYYQDNDGSSMSSNFIQTMGSTGAVQLKDGSGMNLEEMLKDGKITSYLIIPPGFGQNIQQSISTTQQSIGTAGVNVYYDKSKPTSMAVVSVVQQVANGFNMKMSGAHEVITVNSQEAATSGMNYFDFLLPGILAITIMSAAANMSVGTVARLRSTGVFRKLSTTPLTSKEWIASRITTWTILVILSLAVALFLATFAFNIHPQINVVSVLLIVVGTALFAGFGILVANFVKNEESAMNAVGVITFPLMFVSGTLIPVENMPWFLQYLAKISPLTYLSEGLRSSMITGNTGDAVMDLAIVAVLGIVLFGLGTATFSWKED from the coding sequence ATGTCACGGATCAGCACCGATATTAAGTACAGTTTGAAAGAGACATTCCGGGACAGGATGAATATTTTCTGGATGTTCATCTTCCCCATAGTGCTTTTCCTTTTATTTGGATACATATTTGGAGGTCAATCAGACACAGTTACCCTTTATTATCAGGATAACGATGGTTCATCCATGTCCAGTAATTTTATCCAGACCATGGGATCTACCGGGGCAGTCCAGCTCAAAGATGGTTCAGGGATGAACCTGGAAGAAATGCTGAAAGATGGGAAGATCACATCGTACTTGATTATACCCCCGGGTTTTGGTCAGAATATTCAACAATCAATAAGCACTACTCAGCAGTCCATAGGCACTGCTGGGGTTAATGTGTATTATGATAAGTCTAAACCAACTTCCATGGCCGTGGTTTCAGTGGTTCAGCAGGTGGCCAATGGTTTCAACATGAAAATGTCCGGTGCCCATGAAGTCATCACCGTGAACTCCCAGGAAGCTGCTACTTCTGGTATGAACTACTTTGACTTCCTTCTTCCAGGAATACTGGCCATTACCATCATGTCTGCAGCAGCAAATATGTCCGTGGGGACAGTGGCCAGGTTACGTAGCACTGGAGTGTTCAGGAAACTTTCAACCACACCCTTAACCAGTAAGGAATGGATTGCATCCAGAATCACCACCTGGACCATACTGGTGATCTTATCACTGGCAGTGGCCCTGTTCCTAGCAACATTTGCATTTAACATTCACCCCCAGATCAACGTAGTGAGCGTGCTGTTAATAGTTGTTGGAACTGCACTCTTCGCCGGATTTGGAATACTGGTTGCCAACTTTGTGAAAAATGAAGAATCAGCCATGAATGCCGTGGGAGTAATCACTTTCCCCCTTATGTTTGTCTCCGGGACCCTGATACCAGTGGAGAACATGCCCTGGTTCCTGCAGTACCTGGCCAAGATATCCCCTCTAACTTACCTGAGTGAGGGCCTCAGAAGTTCCATGATAACTGGAAATACTGGGGATGCGGTAATGGACCTGGCCATAGTTGCAGTACTGGGAATAGTACTCTTTGGTCTAGGTACAGCAACCTTTAGCTGGAAAGAGGATTAA
- a CDS encoding glutamate--cysteine ligase, producing MRWDFSEISKSFLNDDQGKLLIEGSFGLERECQRILSTGDLALTPHPQVFGDKTKNPSITNDFSESQIEMITTPCNCAEEAYNALKTINLGVENGIGDELLWPLSMPPNLPDEEKIPIATFPDCENGKEMEIYRNGLSLRYGKKMQMISGIHYNFSFGNEMINYLYEKFGNHEDKRLFIDEIHFGLARNFLRYSWILIYLFGASPFCHSSYYPVIKKELMLIQKCCPDPENIIENCLQYATSLRVSRFGYSNSLKNENIYFNSLKEYSTKMHKMLSTKDEEYSKLGIYRNGSQIQLNGNILQKESEFYSLIRLKQAIRKGETPLDALEKRGVKYVEVRILDLNPFQKLGLTMDPMHFLHVFMHFCLFEQSPPITDPEHDLINLNHHLVSLTGRQKDLSLKKYDGSKISLKSWGEKIFEKLKKIAELMDNSTANNKYGACVEAEHQKLLDMSLLPSEKITLEMTENNENFLEFGIKYAKKNSK from the coding sequence ATGAGATGGGACTTTTCAGAAATATCAAAGTCTTTTTTAAATGATGACCAAGGAAAATTATTGATAGAAGGTAGTTTTGGCCTGGAAAGAGAGTGTCAAAGGATTCTTTCAACTGGCGATCTTGCTCTAACTCCCCATCCTCAGGTATTCGGGGATAAAACCAAAAATCCCAGTATTACCAATGACTTTTCTGAAAGTCAGATTGAAATGATAACAACACCCTGTAATTGCGCAGAAGAAGCATACAATGCCTTAAAAACAATAAACCTTGGGGTTGAAAATGGCATTGGTGATGAACTACTATGGCCACTCAGTATGCCTCCAAATCTTCCAGACGAAGAAAAGATTCCCATTGCAACTTTCCCTGATTGTGAAAATGGAAAAGAGATGGAAATATATAGAAATGGTTTGTCACTGCGATACGGTAAAAAAATGCAGATGATATCTGGAATTCATTACAATTTTTCTTTTGGCAATGAAATGATCAACTATTTATATGAAAAATTTGGAAACCATGAGGATAAACGTTTATTCATTGATGAAATACATTTTGGACTGGCAAGAAACTTTCTACGCTACAGTTGGATCTTGATTTACCTTTTCGGAGCATCACCATTCTGCCACTCCAGTTATTATCCAGTTATAAAAAAGGAACTCATGCTCATTCAAAAATGCTGTCCTGATCCTGAAAATATCATTGAAAACTGCCTCCAATATGCAACATCTCTCCGTGTAAGTAGATTTGGCTATTCAAACAGTCTTAAAAATGAGAATATATACTTCAATAGTTTAAAGGAGTATTCTACAAAGATGCATAAAATGCTGTCAACTAAAGATGAAGAATACTCAAAACTGGGAATTTATCGAAACGGTTCTCAAATTCAACTCAATGGAAACATCCTACAGAAAGAAAGTGAATTTTATTCTTTAATTCGATTAAAACAAGCCATACGTAAAGGGGAAACTCCACTGGATGCACTGGAAAAGAGGGGTGTGAAATATGTGGAAGTTAGAATTTTAGATTTGAACCCTTTCCAGAAACTGGGTTTAACCATGGACCCAATGCATTTCCTCCATGTTTTCATGCACTTTTGCCTGTTTGAACAAAGCCCTCCCATCACTGACCCAGAACATGATCTGATAAACTTAAATCACCATTTAGTGTCACTTACTGGAAGACAAAAAGATTTAAGCCTTAAAAAATATGATGGTAGTAAAATTAGTCTCAAATCATGGGGAGAGAAAATATTTGAAAAACTTAAAAAAATAGCTGAGCTGATGGACAACAGCACTGCAAATAATAAATATGGAGCATGCGTAGAAGCTGAACACCAGAAACTTTTGGATATGTCCCTATTACCCTCTGAAAAGATAACTCTGGAAATGACAGAGAATAATGAAAATTTTTTAGAATTTGGAATAAAATATGCTAAAAAAAATTCTAAATAG
- a CDS encoding flavin reductase family protein, with protein MSKVRTKVVPFPVPIAIVSSIIKGKVNFATYGCFGLLAPRPITYVYIGSIEPHYTNIGIKENGYFGVNIPSTDQMKETDYVGLVSGHNTDKSKVFRTFSGEADDIPLIEDCPVNMLCKLTKTVDLPGRDIFIGEVLETYVNEECLTNGELDFKKINPLLFTSATAKYWELGNIIGSAYKEGKIMLKP; from the coding sequence ATGTCAAAAGTTAGGACCAAAGTTGTTCCATTCCCAGTTCCAATCGCTATTGTAAGTTCAATTATTAAAGGAAAGGTTAATTTTGCTACTTACGGATGTTTCGGACTCTTAGCACCCCGACCCATAACGTATGTTTACATTGGCTCAATTGAGCCACATTACACCAATATCGGGATCAAGGAAAATGGATATTTCGGTGTTAATATACCATCCACCGATCAGATGAAAGAAACCGATTATGTTGGGCTTGTTTCAGGCCATAACACTGATAAATCAAAGGTTTTTAGAACATTTTCTGGTGAAGCAGATGACATACCCTTAATTGAGGATTGTCCCGTGAATATGCTTTGCAAACTCACCAAAACCGTCGACCTCCCGGGTCGTGATATTTTCATTGGCGAAGTTCTGGAAACCTATGTAAATGAAGAATGTCTGACCAATGGAGAATTAGATTTTAAGAAGATAAATCCACTATTATTTACTTCTGCTACTGCAAAATACTGGGAACTGGGTAATATCATTGGTTCAGCCTATAAAGAAGGTAAAATAATGTTAAAACCATGA
- a CDS encoding ABC transporter ATP-binding protein, giving the protein MNLQWQNKGKFDNMTNNVIEVRSLVKKYGDFTAVNDISFSIEKGEIFAFLGPNGAGKTTTVEMMECLKNLTAGTITILGFDIKKDEMEVKKRIGVLPQDFNAFEWLTVYENIDYFGQMYPTHTNVDDLIEMLSLVNKKNTLFKDLSGGLKQRVGIAISLVNDPEIVFLDEPTTGLDPKARRDVWDAIKALKTKGKTVFLTTHYMDEAHYLADRVNVLHNGQIIAEGTPEDLINHHGGGNTLIIRECEEIAKNELIEAIPESKIEGNNVFIKLAEEDGTKCMSKALSIINRSELACEEIYVKKATLEDVFLNLTGDKLSEGGK; this is encoded by the coding sequence ATGAATCTTCAGTGGCAGAACAAAGGAAAATTTGATAACATGACTAATAACGTGATTGAAGTTAGATCTCTGGTTAAAAAATACGGGGATTTCACAGCAGTAAATGATATATCTTTCAGTATTGAAAAAGGGGAGATATTCGCCTTTCTTGGACCTAATGGTGCAGGTAAAACCACCACTGTTGAAATGATGGAATGCCTGAAAAATTTAACAGCAGGAACCATTACCATCCTGGGATTTGACATTAAAAAAGATGAGATGGAAGTTAAAAAAAGAATTGGTGTGCTTCCACAGGATTTCAATGCATTTGAATGGTTAACAGTTTATGAAAACATCGATTACTTTGGCCAGATGTACCCCACCCATACCAACGTGGATGATCTAATTGAAATGTTGAGCCTGGTTAATAAAAAAAACACCCTGTTTAAAGATCTCTCCGGAGGCCTGAAACAACGGGTGGGAATTGCCATATCCCTGGTTAATGATCCGGAAATAGTCTTCCTTGATGAACCCACTACCGGCCTTGACCCCAAGGCCCGGCGTGATGTGTGGGATGCAATCAAAGCACTCAAAACAAAGGGAAAGACAGTATTTCTCACCACCCATTACATGGATGAAGCCCATTATCTGGCAGACCGGGTGAACGTGCTGCACAATGGCCAGATAATTGCAGAAGGAACACCAGAAGACTTAATTAACCACCATGGTGGTGGCAACACCCTCATAATCAGGGAATGCGAGGAAATTGCCAAAAATGAATTAATCGAAGCCATTCCTGAGTCTAAAATTGAGGGGAATAATGTTTTTATAAAATTAGCTGAAGAAGATGGAACAAAATGTATGTCAAAGGCATTATCTATTATTAATCGAAGCGAACTTGCATGTGAAGAAATTTATGTTAAAAAAGCAACTTTGGAAGATGTATTCTTGAATTTAACTGGTGATAAACTCTCAGAAGGGGGTAAATAA
- the gshAB gene encoding bifunctional glutamate--cysteine ligase GshA/glutathione synthetase GshB gives MVYYNLFPQPKSRRRQIMLKNYEGLELSTQMIIEEALKRDAKVEVLDWDDNFIRLKKGMRVEYIKQATKTSADSYVVALIMENKELTKLILKEHHINVPESITVNRTDEALSKYSNFKGNDIVIKPKSANFGDGVSIVKDLKSKKDYIKSIEEALNYANYVLIEEFIPGREYRFLVIADEVVAVMHRVPANVMGDGTHNIKELVNEKNKDLRRGKGHITPLEKIELGSVEKNNLTSQMKDVYYLPEEGEIVYLRENSNISTGGDSIDFTDDILEDYKIIAQNAAMAVGAKICGVDMIIQNVKAKPNTNNHSIIELNFNPVLYPHNFPYKGQNRHVEKKILDLLGFYPTTHKNMYET, from the coding sequence ATAGTCTATTATAACTTATTCCCACAACCAAAATCCAGGAGAAGGCAAATTATGTTAAAAAACTATGAAGGACTTGAACTTTCAACTCAGATGATTATAGAAGAAGCTTTAAAAAGGGATGCCAAGGTTGAAGTGCTGGACTGGGATGACAATTTCATTCGCCTGAAAAAAGGTATGCGGGTTGAATATATTAAGCAGGCCACCAAAACATCTGCAGATTCATATGTTGTGGCCTTAATCATGGAAAACAAGGAGTTAACCAAGTTAATTCTCAAAGAACACCACATCAATGTACCGGAAAGCATTACAGTTAACAGGACTGATGAAGCTTTAAGCAAATATTCAAACTTTAAAGGTAATGATATTGTTATAAAACCCAAATCTGCTAATTTTGGAGATGGAGTTTCCATAGTTAAGGATTTAAAATCAAAAAAAGATTACATTAAATCCATTGAAGAAGCATTAAACTATGCTAACTATGTTCTGATTGAAGAATTCATACCCGGCAGGGAATATAGATTTTTAGTAATTGCAGATGAAGTTGTGGCAGTAATGCACAGAGTTCCAGCAAATGTAATGGGGGATGGAACACACAACATCAAAGAATTGGTTAATGAAAAAAATAAGGATCTAAGAAGAGGTAAAGGACATATAACCCCACTTGAAAAGATTGAATTAGGTTCAGTAGAAAAAAATAATCTGACTTCTCAAATGAAGGATGTTTACTACTTGCCAGAGGAGGGTGAGATTGTGTATCTCAGGGAAAATTCAAATATTAGTACAGGTGGGGATAGTATTGATTTTACAGATGATATACTTGAGGATTACAAAATAATTGCCCAAAATGCAGCAATGGCAGTTGGTGCAAAAATTTGTGGGGTTGATATGATTATCCAGAATGTGAAAGCAAAACCCAATACAAACAACCATAGCATTATCGAATTGAATTTTAATCCAGTACTGTATCCGCACAATTTCCCGTATAAAGGCCAAAACAGACATGTTGAGAAGAAAATACTTGATTTATTAGGTTTTTATCCTACCACCCATAAAAATATGTATGAAACCTAA
- a CDS encoding helix-turn-helix domain-containing protein, with protein MKAKKEEKCELVAAMGIIGNKWNLLITWHLRDHKLRFTELQKRMYNVNPKTITKHLRDLENYKIIEREVFPEVPPRVEYSLTESGTALIPVLESITDWASEYMGFDLEKYKNSS; from the coding sequence ATGAAAGCTAAAAAAGAAGAAAAATGCGAACTTGTAGCTGCAATGGGGATTATTGGAAATAAATGGAACCTCTTAATCACCTGGCATCTCCGTGATCATAAATTAAGATTTACAGAGCTTCAAAAAAGAATGTACAATGTTAACCCCAAAACCATCACTAAACACCTTCGAGACCTCGAGAATTATAAAATCATAGAAAGGGAGGTATTCCCTGAAGTCCCCCCTAGAGTAGAGTATTCATTAACCGAAAGTGGAACCGCATTGATCCCTGTTCTTGAATCTATCACAGACTGGGCCTCTGAATACATGGGGTTTGACCTGGAAAAATATAAAAACAGTTCCTAA
- a CDS encoding MBL fold metallo-hydrolase — MIPIDGSEFIDGLSFKPTPGHSPHHSSITLSSVGENALFSGDIFHNPLQVRYPELNSIFDAFTDEARSSRHWGIEYALNHQAIVFSSHFPESSAGRIVRSGEHLDWKYI; from the coding sequence ATGATTCCTATTGATGGCAGTGAGTTTATTGATGGTTTATCATTTAAACCAACTCCTGGTCACAGCCCTCATCATTCATCCATTACACTCTCATCCGTTGGAGAAAATGCCCTGTTTTCTGGAGATATTTTCCATAATCCCCTACAGGTCCGTTATCCAGAACTCAATTCTATATTTGATGCATTTACAGATGAAGCTCGTTCTTCAAGACATTGGGGAATTGAATATGCACTGAATCATCAGGCAATTGTTTTTAGTTCTCATTTCCCTGAAAGCTCAGCAGGAAGGATAGTACGCAGTGGAGAACATCTTGATTGGAAGTACATTTAA
- a CDS encoding polymer-forming cytoskeletal protein, which produces MEKRKDLKIYGSGISSGGEFNRISIMGEGIIHGDVECSNLKVYGEGQLDGSVKSADYVSIKGETIVKGDLNAQKVKVQGEFEVSGDLLVDEAKIHGSILVGKDFNTEILNLEGGFTIEGMLNGDILRINLYWPSKVNEIGGSDITVKKSGKLSFLGIKTKIMSEGKNELIADVIEGDNVYLENTTARVVRGNNITIGPGCKIEMVEYKENFKTDGKSEVGMDKKI; this is translated from the coding sequence ATGGAAAAAAGGAAAGACCTGAAGATTTACGGGTCTGGAATTTCAAGCGGCGGTGAATTTAACCGGATAAGTATAATGGGTGAAGGCATAATCCACGGAGACGTGGAATGCTCTAACCTTAAAGTGTATGGGGAAGGCCAGCTGGACGGCAGTGTGAAATCTGCGGATTACGTTAGCATAAAGGGTGAAACAATCGTTAAAGGAGATTTGAATGCCCAAAAAGTTAAAGTGCAAGGAGAATTTGAAGTCAGTGGAGATTTACTGGTGGATGAAGCCAAAATCCATGGAAGTATACTGGTAGGAAAAGATTTTAATACTGAAATCTTGAATTTAGAAGGTGGTTTCACAATTGAGGGTATGCTCAATGGAGATATATTAAGAATAAACCTTTACTGGCCGAGTAAAGTGAATGAAATAGGTGGTTCTGATATTACAGTTAAAAAAAGTGGGAAGCTGAGCTTTTTAGGTATTAAAACTAAAATAATGTCCGAGGGGAAAAATGAACTCATTGCAGATGTAATTGAAGGAGATAATGTTTATCTTGAAAATACCACTGCAAGGGTAGTGCGAGGAAACAACATAACCATAGGCCCAGGTTGTAAGATTGAAATGGTTGAATATAAAGAAAATTTCAAGACAGATGGAAAATCAGAGGTTGGAATGGATAAAAAGATATGA